The proteins below are encoded in one region of Oxyura jamaicensis isolate SHBP4307 breed ruddy duck chromosome 6 unlocalized genomic scaffold, BPBGC_Ojam_1.0 oxy6_random_OJ69603, whole genome shotgun sequence:
- the LOC118157479 gene encoding homeobox protein Nkx-2.3-like: MMLPSPVTSTPFSVKDILNLEQQQQDPHYGAQLPHHLEHHFHPAACLLAAADGARFSDGEEEEEEDKLSYLTAPGGQADARISTDSYVHAVLRGSCEAPGPGEELDPAARDP; the protein is encoded by the coding sequence ATGATGTTACCGAGCCCCGTCACCTCCACCCCCTTCTCTGTCAAAGACATCCTCaacctggagcagcagcagcaggacccgCACTATGGGGCCCAGCTCCCGCACCACCTGGAGCACCACTTCCACCCCGCCGCCTGCCTGCTGGCGGCCGCTGACGGCGCCCGCTTCTCCGACGgcgaggaggaagaagaggaggacaAGCTGTCCTACCTGACAGCGCCCGGCGGCCAGGCGGACGCACGGATCTCCACCGACAGCTACGTGCACGCCGTGCTGCGCGGCTCCTGCGAGGCCCCCGGcccaggagaggagctggaCCCCGCGGCCCGCGACCCGA